The Natrinema amylolyticum genome includes the window TACTCCGGTACCCGACGGAGCGGATCGAAATCGAACTCCCGATAGAGCCGTTTCGCCCCGTCGTTCGAGCGTCGCACCTCGAGTTTGACCGTCCCCGCACCGTGGGCAGCGAGCACGCCGAGCGATCGGGAGAGGAGCGTCGACCCGATTCCGTCGCCGCGGTAGTCCGGGTGGACGGCGATATCCTTGACGTGGCCGAGCGCGCGGCCGATCTGCTGGGTCACGTCAGCGACGACGTACCCGGCGATCTCGCCGTCGGCTTCGGCGACGAGAAAGCCCGGCTCGCCGAGAAACCGCTCGAACGCGTCGTAGGGCCAAGGCTGCGAAAACGATTCATTCTCGATGCGAACGACCGCGAGCAGATCCGCACGCTCCGCGGGTCGGACCGTCACTTCCTCACCGTCCTCCGGCGCGGGCGTTGTCACACGTGGAGGTAACATACCGAACAATAAAAGCCGTATGCGTCTCGGCAGTTCTACTTGGGGGGAGCCGGAGGCCGTTCGGGCCGGCCGAAGTCGGCCCGCGAGACGGGAACGACTTACTCGTCGTCGCTCTCCTCCTCGTCGTCACCGTCGTCGATAGTCGTCGTCGGCTCCTCGTCCTCGGTGCCGCCGTACTGGGTCTGTTCCTCGTCCGCTTCGGAATCGCTGTCGTCGCCCATGCTACTCACTCCGCCGGGATCGCGTCCATCTCGAAGTCTTCGGTCAGTTCCGTCAGCTCCTCGAGGGCGCCTTGCTCCTCCCGGAGGTTCTCCTCGAGGAGATCGGCCGCCTCGTCCATCCCGAGCTGGTCCGCGAGCGGGATCAAGTTCCCGTAGGCCGCGATCTCGTAGTGTTCGGTCTTCTCGGCGGCCGCCATGTTGTGGTAGTCCATGACGTCCTGGGCGGGATCCATCGACGTGAACTCCTCGTACTCCTCGAGGAGCCCTTCGATCCCCTCGCACTCCTCTTTCTCCGGCGGCTCGCCGAACATGTCGAAGACCTCCTCGAGCCGATCGATCTGGTCCTGGGTCTCCTCGCGGTGCGACGAAAACGCCTGTGAGATTTCGTCGCGCTCGGTGTTCCCCTCGAGTTCCTCGAGCGCGTCGAGAAGCTGATGCTCCGCGTGATAGATGTCTTCGAGGCCGTGCTCGAACAGATCCTGAATCGTGTCCATACTCATGGTGTAACCACTCAGCCGTTCACCAGCCGGGAGAAAAAGACGGCAGCCTGCGACGGCAGGCGCCCGCGGGCGAGCCGTCGACGCTCTCTCGAGAGTCGCAACTACTCCGCCGCGTCTTCGACGCGGTCGGCGTGTTTCTCGAGATCCGCGGCGAGCGCACGCGCCTGCGTCGGCGTCAACTCGAGTTTCTCCATGTGTTTCGGCACGTGTTCCTCGGAGAGATTGTCGAGTTCGAGCTCGAGGCGAATCGCATCGGGATCCTCGCGGTCGGCCGTCGCGTTCACGACGGCGACGGATTCCCACTCGAACGTCTCGCCTATCGCCTTCCCCTCGACGTAATCCAGCGTCGTGTACGCGTTGACCGTCATCAGTCGATCGGACATGTCAGTTCGGTTCTCACGCTCCGACCACTTATAC containing:
- a CDS encoding ferritin-like domain-containing protein; this translates as MSMDTIQDLFEHGLEDIYHAEHQLLDALEELEGNTERDEISQAFSSHREETQDQIDRLEEVFDMFGEPPEKEECEGIEGLLEEYEEFTSMDPAQDVMDYHNMAAAEKTEHYEIAAYGNLIPLADQLGMDEAADLLEENLREEQGALEELTELTEDFEMDAIPAE
- the rimI gene encoding ribosomal protein S18-alanine N-acetyltransferase, whose protein sequence is MTTPAPEDGEEVTVRPAERADLLAVVRIENESFSQPWPYDAFERFLGEPGFLVAEADGEIAGYVVADVTQQIGRALGHVKDIAVHPDYRGDGIGSTLLSRSLGVLAAHGAGTVKLEVRRSNDGAKRLYREFDFDPLRRVPEYYANGEDAIVMIRKLG
- a CDS encoding DUF6360 family protein, yielding MSDRLMTVNAYTTLDYVEGKAIGETFEWESVAVVNATADREDPDAIRLELELDNLSEEHVPKHMEKLELTPTQARALAADLEKHADRVEDAAE